A single genomic interval of Gemmatimonas aurantiaca harbors:
- a CDS encoding FliM/FliN family flagellar motor switch protein, translating to MTSETLSQTDIDRLLGGTARGLPTAAVGLDVQVYDFRRPHRVSKERLRTLEAMYERLVKGLEAWLISRVRGQIEVRLQSVEQFSFGEFTLSLPMPCSSYIFDIAGTGQKGVIDVGPEFSTYIVDRLFGGEGTGSALTRALTPIERMAVRNVADKITALLQEIWQDHVSMDLNITGFESSPEILQVVNREDPVLVANVEVNTGSVSSLLLLCLPFSVLDKFFTSSGQQRLALLSTNEQERDLTRQRSEAALRATKVPLIARLPDFQLSMRDLAQVTEGSVIPTAIPKDARVLIRAGTQERFIGHAGRVNGNLAVRIVDALPTAPTPDSRTSA from the coding sequence ATGACTTCGGAAACGCTCAGTCAAACCGACATCGATCGCCTGCTTGGCGGCACCGCGCGTGGTCTGCCCACGGCCGCCGTCGGTCTCGATGTACAGGTGTACGACTTCCGGCGTCCGCATCGCGTCTCCAAGGAGCGCCTGCGGACTCTCGAAGCGATGTACGAGCGCCTCGTGAAGGGGCTCGAAGCGTGGCTCATCTCCCGCGTGCGCGGGCAGATCGAAGTCCGTCTGCAGAGCGTGGAGCAGTTCTCCTTCGGCGAGTTCACGCTCTCGCTGCCGATGCCCTGTTCGTCCTACATCTTCGACATCGCCGGCACCGGACAGAAGGGTGTGATCGATGTGGGACCCGAATTCAGCACGTACATCGTCGATCGCCTGTTCGGCGGTGAAGGCACGGGATCGGCGCTCACCCGCGCGCTCACGCCCATCGAACGCATGGCGGTGCGCAACGTCGCCGACAAGATCACGGCACTCCTGCAGGAGATCTGGCAGGATCATGTATCGATGGATCTCAACATCACGGGCTTCGAATCGTCGCCGGAAATCCTGCAGGTGGTCAACCGCGAGGATCCGGTGCTCGTGGCCAATGTGGAAGTGAACACCGGCAGCGTGAGCAGCCTGTTGTTGCTCTGCCTGCCGTTCTCCGTGCTCGACAAGTTCTTCACGTCGAGCGGTCAACAGCGACTCGCGTTGCTCAGCACCAACGAGCAGGAGCGCGATCTCACCCGGCAGCGCAGCGAAGCCGCCCTGCGCGCCACGAAGGTGCCGTTGATCGCCCGTCTTCCCGACTTTCAGCTGTCGATGCGCGATCTCGCGCAGGTCACCGAAGGGAGTGTCATCCCGACGGCCATCCCGAAGGACGCGCGCGTGCTCATTCGCGCCGGCACGCAGGAACGCTTCATCGGCCACGCCGGCCGCGTGAACGGCAATCTCGCGGTACGCATCGTCGATGCGCTCCCCACTGCTCCGACCCCCGACTCCCGGACCTCCGCATGA
- a CDS encoding flagellar basal body-associated FliL family protein: MSSEQPQAAEAAPSKPKLPLLIGMVAVGLAVGGGTGAAVLGPMAAKKMGKATPVVAADSAAEGEAGGEHGAPAEGGHGGEGAKGGGAAEVLLLENLVLNPAGSGGSRFLLLTVAIEAGKPPALEQFKARDAELRDIVLTALGTKTVDQLTDITQRDQFKSELQAAVDARFGKQSVKRLYFPQFVVQ, from the coding sequence ATGTCCAGCGAACAGCCACAAGCCGCCGAAGCCGCTCCGTCCAAGCCCAAGCTCCCGCTCCTGATCGGGATGGTGGCCGTTGGACTTGCCGTGGGTGGTGGCACCGGTGCCGCCGTGCTCGGTCCCATGGCCGCCAAGAAGATGGGCAAAGCCACGCCGGTGGTGGCAGCCGACAGTGCCGCTGAAGGCGAGGCCGGCGGAGAACATGGAGCCCCCGCGGAGGGTGGGCATGGCGGGGAGGGCGCCAAAGGCGGTGGAGCGGCAGAAGTCCTGCTGCTCGAGAATCTCGTGCTCAATCCGGCGGGCAGCGGGGGCAGTCGTTTCCTCCTGCTCACGGTCGCGATCGAAGCGGGCAAGCCGCCCGCGCTCGAGCAGTTCAAGGCCCGCGATGCGGAGCTCCGGGACATCGTGCTCACCGCCCTGGGCACGAAGACGGTGGATCAGCTCACCGACATCACGCAGCGCGACCAGTTCAAGAGTGAACTGCAGGCCGCCGTCGACGCGCGTTTCGGCAAGCAGTCGGTGAAGCGGCTCTACTTCCCGCAGTTCGTCGTCCAGTAA